One window of Desulfarculus baarsii DSM 2075 genomic DNA carries:
- a CDS encoding diguanylate cyclase domain-containing protein: MCILIVDDSRFQQMAMQTMLRDQGLPEAILAGSASEAMEILRKRDDIDVVLLDVEMPSMDGISACRMIKGAEAGRDLPIIIVTALKDESLLQKAFEAGAMDFLSKPLKAIDISARVRSATRLKRETDQRKARERDLTLLTDALTVANGKLKTANELLRKMAMVDGLTGLANRRYFDEALAREWRRAQSRGEPLGLLMIDIDFFKAYNDAHGHQQGDVCLKQVAQAIRDCVSRPGDLAARYGGEEFAVILPGADPDGATDVARRVLTAVSALGLPHGHASVADHVTVSVGAAALAPGPGQEAATLIQTADQALYQAKSLGRNQVRACAG; encoded by the coding sequence ATGTGCATTTTGATCGTCGACGATTCCCGCTTCCAGCAGATGGCCATGCAGACCATGCTGCGCGACCAAGGTCTGCCCGAGGCCATTCTGGCTGGCTCGGCCAGCGAGGCCATGGAGATTTTGCGCAAGCGCGATGATATCGATGTGGTTCTTTTGGATGTGGAAATGCCTTCCATGGACGGCATTTCAGCCTGCCGGATGATCAAGGGCGCCGAGGCTGGCCGCGACCTGCCCATCATTATCGTCACCGCCCTAAAAGACGAAAGCCTTCTCCAAAAGGCCTTTGAGGCCGGGGCCATGGATTTTTTGAGCAAGCCGCTCAAGGCCATTGACATCTCGGCCAGAGTGCGCTCGGCTACGCGCCTCAAGCGAGAAACCGACCAACGCAAGGCCCGCGAACGGGACTTGACGCTCCTCACCGACGCGTTGACAGTCGCCAACGGCAAGCTAAAAACCGCCAACGAATTGCTTCGTAAGATGGCCATGGTCGACGGCCTGACCGGCTTGGCCAATCGTCGCTATTTCGACGAGGCCCTGGCCCGGGAATGGCGGCGCGCCCAAAGTCGCGGAGAGCCGTTGGGCCTACTGATGATCGACATAGATTTTTTCAAGGCCTACAACGACGCCCACGGTCACCAACAGGGCGACGTCTGTCTCAAGCAAGTGGCCCAAGCCATCCGCGATTGCGTGTCCAGGCCGGGCGACTTGGCCGCCCGCTACGGCGGCGAGGAGTTCGCGGTGATCCTGCCCGGCGCGGACCCGGACGGCGCGACGGATGTGGCCCGACGCGTGCTGACCGCGGTGAGCGCGCTGGGCCTGCCTCACGGCCATGCGTCCGTGGCCGACCACGTCACGGTGAGTGTCGGCGCGGCGGCGCTCGCGCCGGGGCCGGGCCAAGAGGCCGCGACGCTGATCCAAACCGCCGACCAAGCCCTCTACCAGGCCAAAAGCCTGGGCCGCAATCAAGTCCGGGCCTGCGCCGGCTGA